Proteins encoded in a region of the Fusarium keratoplasticum isolate Fu6.1 chromosome 13, whole genome shotgun sequence genome:
- a CDS encoding MFS domain-containing protein, which yields MAKDNSGEKSAKANAVGEELAAVLPNDGPWYKQKHLIKLNFCILSLIMFSSSNGYDGSLMNGLLALPQWHGFMDSPTGAWLGFINAIYSLGSVIVYPTAAWICNKYGRKLGIWIGYSFLVLGTALQTAANGDVAFVLARLFLGSASGFFLSVPLLIAENAYPPQRGVASSLYNCGWYVGSVVAAWTTFGTRNMDHWSWRIPSLLQIAIPLAALPGFLMIDESPRWLVSVDRVEEARRILAKIHTGGDMNAPLIAFEMTEIEATLRAEKEASDSTSWSDLYSTPGNRHRLFISVSLGIFAQWSGNGVVSYYLAMVLETVGIKSVTDQTLISACLQLWNLIWASTAAALVDKVGRRALFLASGTIMLISYIIITGLSAGFAATQNSSTGIAVIPFLFVYFFGYDIALTPLLVAYPVEIWPYSLRAKGLSVTFLTTLAAVFFNIFVNPIALDAIQWKYYFVFIIVLVAMLVTVWFYYPETRGHTLENMAWIFDGDRAAATVTMAEDAIKMSNMTHLEKAESADGPKAR from the exons ATGGCCAAAGACAACTCAGGCGAAAAGTCTGCAAAGGCTAATGCGGTTGGTGAAGAACTAGCTGCTGTCTTACCAAACGACGGGCCATGGTACAAGCAGAAAcatctcatcaagctcaacttTTGCATTCTTTCGCTCATCATGTTTTCTTCATCTAACGGATACGACGGGAGCTTGATGAATGGGTTGTTGGCCCTGCCCCAGTGGCATGGCTTCATGGATAGTCCAACGGGTGCGTGGTTGGGATTCATCAACGCGATCTACTCGCTCGGCAGTGTCATCGTCTACCCCACCGCGGCATGGATCTGCAACAAATACGGTCGAAAGCTCGGCATCTGGATTGGATATTCCTTCCTCGTTCTTGGAACCGCCTTGCAGACGGCAGCTAATGGCGACGTTGCCTTTGTTTTGGCTCGATTGTTCCTGGGCTCTGCCTCGGGATTCTTCCTTTCGGTGCCgctcctcatcgccgagaaTGCCTACCCTCCTCAACGCGGCGTTGCCTCCAGTCTGTACAACTGTGGCTGGTACGTAGGCTCTGTTGTTGCTGCATGGACGACTTTTGGCACAAGAAACATGGATCACTGGTCCTGGAGGATCCCATCTCTGCTGCAGATTGCCATTCCTCTCGCCGCATTGCCAGGCTTCCTCATGATTGACGAGTCCCCTCGATGGCTCGTATCTGTCGATCGGGTAGAAGAAGCACGGAGAATCCTTGCTAAGATCCATACCGGAGGAGACATGAATGCGCCGCTCATCGCATTTGAGATGACCGAAATCGAAGCGACACTCAGGGCCGAAAAGGAAGCCAGTGACTCCACCTCGTGGTCTGACCTGTATAGCACTCCTGGTAACAGGCACCGTCTGTTCATCAGCGTCAGCCTAGGAATCTTTGCACAGTGGAGTGGTAATGGGGTCGTCAGTTATTATTTGGCCATGGTCTTG gAAACCGTGGGAATCAAATCTGTCACAGACCAGACCTTGATTTCAGCATGCCTCCAACTTTGGAACCTCATCTGGGCCTCCACCGCTGCGGCACTCGTTGACAAAGTTGGCCGCCGAGCTTTGTTTCTAGCTTCT GGAACCATTATGCTAATCTCGTATATCATCATCACGGGCCTTTCGGCAGGATTTGCTGCGACCCAGAATTCTTCGACGGGTATCGCCGTTATCCCTTTTCTTTTCGT CTACTTCTTTGGATATGACATCGCCCTCACTCCACTTCTGGTTGCCTATCCTGTCGAGATTTGGCCCTACAGCCTGCGTGCCAAGGGGCTCTCAGTTACCTTTCTGACTACGCTTGCCGCAGTCTTCTTCAACATATTCGTCAACCCCATTGCGCTTGACGCCATTCAGTGGAAGTACTACTTCGTGTTCATCATTGTCTTGGTGGCAATGCTCGTGACGGTCTGGTTTTACTACCCCGAAACTCGAGGTCATACTCTAGAGAACATGGCCTGGATTTTTGATGGGGATAGAGCAGCCGCTACCGTTACCATGGCGGAGGACGCGATCAAGATGAGTAACATGACTCATCTGGAGAAGGCGGAGAGTGCGGACGGGCCAAAGGCCAGATAA